From a region of the Narcine bancroftii isolate sNarBan1 chromosome 5, sNarBan1.hap1, whole genome shotgun sequence genome:
- the LOC138762889 gene encoding uncharacterized protein has product MASGQQQHLDTRERQRAAGRGSEVVYDREQDRELALRAGRRWEPEAEEEEDGMEGYHCQICGYHAEQLQPFNVHLHTAHPAVVLQELYGLLGLSGSPEPGLLGAPLPGLGLTLGPHPVCAGGPTPDSGIAGVRDPERMGEPDTGLGSILGLTAGPHPVLGGGPVTSLGLTTWPCPILEGGPIAGLGLTARPYPILEGGPVTGLGLTTGPRPILEGGPIMGLGLSAGPHPLLEGGPIVGLGLSAGPRPILEGGPIASLGLSAGTRRVFEGGPIAGLGLSTGLRPDLEGGSIPGLSLSAGPRPLLEGGPIPGLSLSAGPRPVLEGGPIPGLSLSAGPRPILEGGPIPGLSMSAGPRPVLEGGPIPGLGLSAGPRPVLEGGPIPGLGLSAGPRPVLEGGPIPGLGLTGSPHPSPYGGPTPSLGLTPGPVPEPMRWEAVEPVPVQIDLTGEDDPPPGQLETGPIPSEDPECSPSAPDPLGPELEAGGPLAESFIRFPYPSPAELSRCGLSTGLPAERVSVWFAVQRLRHGISWTPEEVREARDRLQPPATSHRDTPGCRQASSSRRPCRDRTETGSIRAQAAGIGRWFSDRRGWRCRGNMGDGGGGREDEGSQDLPEPTGPRTRAPVLGRPRKSKEQLSVLKGFFLRCRWPGSQDYSRLVQITGLARADIIQWFGDTRYALKNGQLKWVHRGSAALAGEGLGTEVGEG; this is encoded by the coding sequence ATGGCGTCGGGCCAACAGCAGCATTTGGATACGAGGGAGAGGCAGAGGGCGGCCGGACGTGGCTCCGAGGTTGTGTATGACCGAGAGCAGGACCGGGAGCTTGCACTGAGAGCTGGCCGGCGCTGGGAGCCAGAGGCTGAGGAGGAAGAGGATGGGATGGAAGGCTACCACTGCCAGATCTGTGGCTACCATGCCGAGCAGCTGCAGCCTTTCAACGTGCATCTCCACACTGCCCACCCAGCCGTGGTGCTGCAGGAGCTGTATGGCCTGCTAGGCCTGTCCGGGAGCCCCGAGCCTGGCCTCTTAGGGGCTCCCCTACCTGGTTTGGGCCTGACACTTGGACCCCACCCTGTCTGTGCTGGAGGGCCCACTCCAGATTCTGGAATTGCTGGTGTCCGGGACCCTGAGCGGATGGGAGAACCTGATACTGGCCTCGGATCAATCCTGGGATTGACTGCTGGGCCTCATCCTGTCCTGGGTGGTGGGCCAGTCACAAGCCTGGGCCTAACCACCTGGCCCTGTCCCATCTTGGAAGGTGGGCCAATCGCAGGCCTGGGCCTAACCGCCAGGCCCTATCCTATCTTGGAAGGTGGGCCAGTCACAGGTCTGGGCTTAACCACCGGGCCCCGTCCCATCTTGGAAGGTGGGCCGATCATGGGTTTGGGCCTGTCTGCTGGGCCCCATCCCCTCTTGGAAGGTGGGCCAATTGTGGGCTTGGGCCTATCTGCTGGACCCAGACCCATCTTGGAAGGTGGGCCGATCGCCAGCTTGGGCCTCTCTGCTGGGACCCGTCGTGTCTTTGAGGGTGGGCCAATTGCGGGCTTGGGCCTGTCCACTGGGCTGCGTCCTGACTTGGAAGGTGGGTCAATCCCGGGCTTGAGCTTGTCTGCTGGACCGCGTCCCCTCTTGGAAGGTGGGCCGATCCCGGGCTTGAGTCTGTCTGCTGGGCCGCGTCCCGTTTTGGAAGGTGGGCCGATcccaggcttgagtctgtctgcTGGGCCACGTCCCATCTTGGAAGGTGGGCCGATCCCGGGCTTGAGCATGTCTGCTGGGCCACGTCCCGTCTTGGAAGGTGGGCCGATCCCGGGCTTGGGCCTGTCTGCTGGGCCGCGTCCCGTCTTGGAAGGTGGGCCAATCCCGGGCTTGGGCCTGTCTGCTGGGCCGCGTCCCGTCTTGGAAGGTGGGCCGATCCCGGGCCTGGGCCTAACTGGAAGCCCACACCCCAGCCCATATGGAGGTCCCACTCCGAGCCTGGGCTTGACGCCAGGCCCTGTCCCAGAGCCAATGCGGTGGGAGGCTGTGGAGCCAGTCCCAGTGCAGATTGACTTGACTGGCGAGGATGATCCTCCCCCAGGCCAACTGGAAACTGGTCCCATCCCTTCGGAGGATCCTGAGTGCAGCCCATCTGCTCCAGACCCACTGGGGCCCGAGCTGGAGGCAGGAGGGCCCTTGGCTGAGTCCTTCATCCGCTTCCCGTACCCCAGCCCCGCCGAGCTGTCCCGCTGTGGCCTGTCCACAGGCCTGCCAGCTGAGCGGGTCAGCGTGTGGTTTGCTGTGCAGAGGCTGCGCCACGGCATCAGCTGGACCCCTGAGGAGGTGCGGGAGGCCCGAGACAGGCTGCAGCCGCCTGCCACTTCCCACCGGGACACGCCTGGGTGCCGCCAGGCCAGCTCATCCCGCCGACCTTGCCGAGACCGAACTGAGACTGGGAGCATCCGGGCGCAGGCGGCCGGGATTGGGCGCTGGTTCAGTGACAGGCGGGGCTGGCGATGCAGGGGAAACATGGGTgatggaggtgggggaagggaggacGAGGGGTCCCAGGATCTCCCAGAGCCCACTGGCCCGAGGACGCGGGCTCCGGTGCTGGGCCGGCCCCGCAAGTCCAAGGAGCAGCTGTCTGTGCTGAAAGGCTTCTTCCTGCGTTGCCGCTGGCCCGGCAGCCAGGACTACAGCCGGTTGGTGCAGATCACTGGCCTGGCACGGGCCGACATCATCCAGTGGTTCGGTGACACCCGCTATGCCCTGAAGAACGGCCAGCTCAAGTGGGTGCACCGGGGGTCCGCTGCCTTAGCAGGGGAGGGCCTGGGGACGGAGGTGGGTGAGGGGTGA